In the genome of Polaribacter atrinae, one region contains:
- a CDS encoding GlmU family protein, protein MNYILFDGDVRNALLPFTYTKPVADIRIGILTIREKWETHLGLTTTTITEEYLEEKYPMVEMEENILINASFCPTESLVEKIKNLSKNEAIFKGEDVIAFYTSDSQEEVNFDEYTQIEFEEDLIQIKNTWDIFSLNDKAIQQDFDLITEGRESAPIPEGTRYLNKENIFIEEGAEITFATLNASTGPIYIGKDAVVMENSGIRGPFAMCEKAVVKLGTKIFGATTLGPYCKVGGEISNTVLFGYSSKGHDGYLGNSVIGEWCNLGADTNNSNLKNNYDEVKLWDYQTGRFAKTGLQFCGLMMGDHSKCGINTMFNTGTVIGVSANVFGSGFPRNFIPSYSWGGASGFTEYKTNKVFEVAEVVMKRREMVFEEIDKRILEHVFEETKQYRNY, encoded by the coding sequence ATGAATTATATTCTATTTGATGGAGATGTTAGAAACGCTCTATTACCTTTTACCTATACAAAACCAGTTGCAGACATAAGAATAGGAATATTAACCATTAGAGAAAAATGGGAAACACATTTAGGGCTAACTACCACAACTATTACAGAGGAATATTTAGAAGAAAAATATCCGATGGTAGAAATGGAAGAAAATATATTGATAAATGCTTCATTTTGTCCGACAGAGAGTTTGGTTGAAAAAATAAAGAATTTATCAAAAAATGAAGCTATTTTTAAAGGTGAAGATGTAATTGCTTTTTATACTTCTGATTCTCAGGAAGAAGTGAATTTTGATGAGTATACTCAAATTGAGTTTGAAGAAGACTTGATTCAAATTAAAAATACGTGGGATATTTTTTCTTTAAATGACAAAGCGATTCAGCAAGATTTCGATTTAATTACAGAAGGAAGAGAGTCTGCTCCTATACCTGAAGGAACAAGGTATTTGAACAAAGAAAATATTTTTATTGAAGAAGGTGCAGAAATTACTTTTGCCACTTTAAACGCATCTACAGGACCAATTTATATTGGTAAAGATGCTGTTGTGATGGAAAATTCAGGAATTAGAGGTCCTTTTGCAATGTGTGAAAAAGCGGTTGTAAAATTAGGAACTAAAATATTTGGAGCAACTACTTTAGGGCCTTATTGTAAAGTAGGAGGAGAAATCAGTAACACTGTTTTATTTGGATATTCAAGTAAAGGGCACGATGGTTATTTAGGAAATTCTGTAATAGGAGAATGGTGTAATTTAGGTGCAGATACAAACAACTCTAACCTTAAAAATAATTATGATGAGGTAAAATTATGGGATTATCAAACAGGTAGATTTGCAAAAACAGGCTTGCAGTTTTGTGGTCTAATGATGGGAGATCATTCTAAATGTGGAATTAACACGATGTTTAATACAGGAACAGTAATTGGTGTAAGTGCCAATGTTTTTGGAAGTGGATTTCCAAGAAATTTTATACCTTCTTATAGTTGGGGAGGAGCTTCTGGTTTTACAGAATATAAAACAAATAAAGTTTTTGAAGTTGCAGAAGTTGTAATGAAACGTAGAGAAATGGTTTTTGAAGAAATAGATAAACGAATTCTAGAACACGTTTTCGAAGAAACAAAACAATATAGAAATTACTAA
- the priA gene encoding replication restart helicase PriA, translated as MLHFIDVILPIPIQKTFTYSVTEDEANFLKKGMRVAVSFGKSKMYSALVLNIHQTKPTLYEAKEIHQILDEVPLVNELQLKHWQWISSYYLCSLGDVYRAALPSAFLLESESVINKNEEFSEDAILTDDEFLIFEALQHQSQLTIHQVIAILGKQKVMPIINSLIKKEAIIIKEEIYEQYKPKLVKYVRLHADYSSDDSLGKLLEELSRAKKQREAVLGYFQLSTSKKPIKAKDLEEKAKVSATILKSLVDKNIFEFYHIQTDRIQFNGDTNDLKVLNEFQEKALLEIKETFKEKDVTLLHGITSSGKTEVYTKLIQEVLDQGKQVVFLLPEIALTTQIITRLQFYFGEQISVFHSKYSMNERVEVWNNVLENKPKARIILGARSSIFLPFSNLGLIVVDEEHETSYKQFEPSPRYNARDSAIVLAKIHKAKILLGSATPSLESYFNAQQNKYGFVELNRRHGNVQLPKIELIDVKEKQRKKEMTGHFSDRLLKLIQEALDLKEQVILFQNRRGFSPVVECNTCGVSPECPNCDVSLTYHKFRHELRCHYCNYQRSMPNSCGACGSNTLDNKGFGTEQIELELTQLFPNHKIGRMDLDTTRGKYGYQKIIGAFEAKEIDVLVGTQMLSKGLDFENVTLVGIINADSMLNFPDFRAHERAYDMMVQVSGRSGRSKKQGNVAIQTYNPHHQILQQVSTTSYAEMYKEQLQERWQYKYPPYFRLIKITLKHKDYNKVDSGVNWLFKALYSSFGEHVLGPTAPAVSRVRNQYIKNIVIKIPPKQNLAQTKKQLQKIKNTFEAVKDFRPIRFITDVDAY; from the coding sequence TTGCTACATTTTATAGACGTCATACTACCCATTCCTATACAGAAAACATTCACGTATTCTGTTACTGAAGACGAAGCTAATTTTCTAAAAAAAGGAATGCGTGTTGCGGTTTCTTTTGGAAAATCGAAAATGTATTCTGCCTTGGTTTTAAACATTCACCAAACTAAACCAACGTTATATGAGGCCAAAGAAATTCATCAGATTTTAGATGAAGTACCTTTGGTAAATGAGTTGCAGTTAAAACATTGGCAATGGATTTCTAGTTATTATCTGTGTTCTTTAGGTGATGTATATAGAGCTGCTTTGCCTTCTGCATTTTTGTTAGAAAGTGAAAGTGTTATCAATAAAAATGAAGAATTCTCTGAGGATGCTATTTTAACAGATGATGAATTTTTAATTTTTGAAGCATTACAGCATCAATCTCAATTGACCATTCATCAAGTAATTGCTATTTTAGGAAAGCAAAAAGTAATGCCTATTATTAACTCTTTAATTAAAAAAGAAGCCATAATCATTAAGGAAGAAATTTACGAACAATATAAACCAAAATTGGTAAAATATGTTCGTTTACATGCAGATTATTCTTCGGATGATTCTTTAGGAAAGTTATTAGAAGAATTGTCTAGAGCCAAAAAACAACGGGAAGCCGTTTTAGGATATTTTCAGTTATCAACTTCTAAAAAACCAATAAAAGCGAAAGATTTAGAAGAAAAAGCAAAAGTTTCTGCAACCATCTTAAAATCTTTAGTCGATAAAAATATTTTTGAATTTTACCACATTCAAACAGATAGAATTCAGTTTAACGGAGATACAAATGATTTAAAAGTACTAAATGAATTTCAAGAAAAAGCACTTTTAGAAATCAAGGAAACCTTTAAAGAAAAAGACGTTACGCTTTTACACGGAATTACAAGTTCTGGTAAAACAGAGGTTTATACAAAGTTAATACAAGAAGTTTTAGACCAAGGAAAACAAGTAGTATTCTTGTTGCCCGAAATAGCGTTAACCACACAAATTATTACGCGTTTACAATTTTATTTTGGTGAGCAAATTTCTGTTTTTCACTCTAAATACTCTATGAATGAACGTGTAGAAGTTTGGAATAATGTTCTAGAAAACAAACCGAAAGCAAGAATTATTTTAGGTGCACGTTCTTCTATATTTCTACCTTTTTCTAATCTAGGTTTAATTGTGGTAGATGAAGAACACGAAACGTCTTACAAACAATTTGAACCGTCACCAAGGTACAATGCACGTGATTCTGCTATTGTTTTGGCCAAAATTCACAAGGCTAAAATATTATTAGGTTCTGCTACCCCATCTTTAGAAAGCTATTTTAATGCCCAACAAAATAAATATGGTTTTGTAGAGTTGAATCGCCGTCATGGAAATGTGCAATTGCCAAAAATTGAATTAATTGATGTTAAAGAAAAACAGCGAAAAAAGGAAATGACTGGTCATTTTTCTGATCGTTTGCTAAAACTGATTCAGGAAGCTTTAGATCTAAAAGAGCAAGTGATTTTGTTTCAAAATAGACGTGGATTTTCCCCTGTTGTAGAATGCAATACTTGTGGAGTATCTCCTGAATGTCCTAATTGTGATGTGAGTTTAACGTATCATAAATTTAGACACGAATTGAGATGCCATTATTGTAATTATCAACGTTCTATGCCTAACAGTTGTGGAGCTTGTGGAAGTAACACTTTAGACAATAAAGGTTTTGGTACAGAGCAAATTGAGTTAGAATTAACGCAACTCTTTCCTAATCATAAAATAGGAAGAATGGATTTAGATACTACGCGTGGAAAATATGGATATCAAAAAATAATTGGTGCTTTTGAAGCCAAAGAAATTGATGTTTTAGTAGGAACTCAAATGCTTTCTAAAGGGTTAGATTTTGAAAATGTTACTTTAGTAGGAATTATAAATGCCGATTCGATGCTAAATTTTCCTGATTTTAGAGCTCATGAACGCGCGTATGATATGATGGTACAGGTTTCTGGAAGATCTGGAAGAAGTAAAAAACAAGGAAATGTAGCCATACAGACCTACAATCCGCATCATCAAATATTACAGCAAGTATCTACTACAAGTTATGCAGAGATGTATAAAGAACAATTACAAGAACGTTGGCAATATAAATATCCGCCTTATTTTAGGTTGATAAAAATCACCTTAAAGCACAAAGATTATAACAAAGTTGATAGTGGTGTAAATTGGCTATTTAAGGCTTTATACAGTTCTTTTGGAGAGCATGTTTTAGGACCAACAGCTCCAGCAGTTTCTAGAGTTAGAAATCAATATATTAAGAATATTGTTATTAAAATTCCGCCAAAACAAAACTTAGCACAAACAAAAAAACAACTTCAAAAGATTAAAAATACTTTTGAAGCTGTTAAAGATTTTAGACCTATCCGATTTATTACGGATGTGGATGCATATTAA
- a CDS encoding TrkH family potassium uptake protein, with amino-acid sequence MNIAFKKIYKTAFWASVLGLFAFIFHFGFEQSIFVQQLIDGFYFLVIALGLTSTFVRYYENPHLLKRNVVVFDLLSIGYLLGIIYMYLFVGESFQTDLVLDNPLWLVFAVILSFIREFSELKLNMNRIYFNPAQLFILSFLTIIFLGSLLLMMPKATYNGLSFIDALFTSASAVCVTGLAVVDTGSYFTVFGQSIILILIQIGGLGILTFASYFSYFFKGGSTYENQLTLSEMTNSQRIGGVFNTLKNIIVITVTVELIAAILIYVSLDDALVTNFVDKAFFSIFHAISAFCNAGFSTLSNSIYEVGFRFNYPLQLVIIATFFLGSLGFPIVVNLLKYLKHVILNFFKFQSYRKTYKPWVLKINSRINLVTTLSLTGIAFILFFIIEFHNTLEEHSLFGKMVNALFIATTPRTAGFNSVDMTALSLPTIMITFLLMWIGASPASTGGGIKTSTFAIATLNILSLAKGKNRIEVYRREVADISVKRAFATIALSLIVIGFGIMLITIFNPELGLLKIAFESFSAYSTVGLSLGITSSLGTASKLVVIAIMFIGRVSMLSIMVAVFRKIKHKNYRYPSEEITIN; translated from the coding sequence ATGAATATTGCTTTTAAAAAAATATATAAGACTGCATTTTGGGCAAGTGTTTTAGGGTTGTTTGCTTTTATTTTTCATTTTGGTTTTGAGCAATCTATTTTTGTACAGCAACTAATAGATGGCTTTTACTTTTTAGTAATTGCATTAGGCTTAACATCTACTTTTGTAAGGTATTATGAGAATCCGCATCTTTTAAAAAGAAATGTTGTGGTCTTTGACCTCCTTTCTATCGGATATTTATTAGGTATTATTTATATGTATTTGTTTGTTGGTGAATCCTTTCAGACAGATTTAGTTTTAGACAATCCGTTGTGGTTGGTTTTTGCGGTTATTTTATCGTTTATAAGAGAGTTTTCTGAACTGAAATTAAACATGAATAGAATTTATTTTAATCCTGCTCAGTTATTTATTTTAAGTTTTTTAACCATCATCTTTTTAGGTTCTTTATTATTGATGATGCCAAAAGCAACGTATAATGGTTTGTCTTTTATAGATGCTTTATTTACGTCTGCAAGTGCCGTTTGTGTTACAGGATTGGCTGTAGTAGATACAGGTTCTTATTTTACCGTTTTTGGGCAATCTATCATTTTGATTTTAATTCAAATTGGTGGTTTGGGTATTTTAACTTTTGCGAGCTATTTTAGTTATTTCTTTAAAGGTGGTAGTACGTATGAGAATCAATTAACGTTAAGTGAAATGACCAATTCACAAAGAATTGGAGGTGTTTTTAATACCTTAAAAAATATTATTGTAATTACTGTAACGGTAGAGTTAATTGCCGCCATACTAATTTATGTTTCTTTAGATGATGCCTTAGTAACCAATTTTGTAGACAAAGCATTTTTCTCTATTTTTCATGCTATTTCTGCTTTTTGTAACGCAGGTTTTTCTACGTTAAGTAATAGCATTTATGAGGTTGGTTTTCGTTTTAATTATCCTTTACAACTGGTAATTATTGCTACTTTTTTTCTTGGGAGTTTAGGGTTTCCTATTGTAGTAAACCTCTTAAAATATTTAAAACATGTTATTCTCAATTTTTTCAAGTTTCAATCTTATAGAAAAACTTATAAACCTTGGGTGCTAAAAATTAACAGTCGAATTAATTTAGTTACTACTTTGTCTCTTACAGGTATTGCCTTTATACTTTTCTTTATTATAGAATTCCATAATACTTTAGAAGAACATTCGCTTTTTGGTAAAATGGTGAATGCTTTATTTATTGCAACCACACCAAGAACAGCCGGTTTTAATTCGGTAGACATGACTGCTTTATCATTACCAACAATCATGATTACCTTTTTATTAATGTGGATTGGAGCTTCGCCTGCATCCACCGGAGGTGGTATAAAAACCAGTACTTTTGCCATTGCCACTTTAAACATATTAAGTTTGGCAAAAGGAAAAAACAGAATAGAAGTATACCGAAGAGAAGTTGCAGATATTTCTGTAAAAAGAGCATTTGCCACTATAGCACTTTCGTTAATTGTAATTGGTTTTGGTATTATGCTGATTACCATATTTAACCCAGAACTAGGGTTGTTAAAAATCGCTTTCGAAAGTTTTTCTGCTTATAGTACTGTTGGTTTAAGTTTAGGTATTACGTCTAGTCTTGGTACGGCAAGTAAGTTGGTTGTAATTGCTATTATGTTTATAGGAAGAGTAAGTATGCTTTCTATAATGGTAGCCGTTTTTAGAAAAATTAAACATAAAAATTATCGCTACCCAAGCGAAGAAATAACCATAAACTAA
- a CDS encoding potassium channel family protein, which produces MKYIIVGLGNFGGPLAEKLTTQGNEVIGIDSNMAKVELYKERISHTICMDATDESTVSGLPLSDTDVVIIAFGQDQGANVMTTALFKNFQVKRLISRAINPLHEKVLNAIGIEEIVHPEEESAERWAKKLCLTNVVDSFELSADYSIIEVNIPERYIGSTIKEIQLRRKYNILALTTIKKTKVKSLVGRSRNEEQVQGVIAPNTVLNENDILVIYGANKDLRKFTNK; this is translated from the coding sequence ATGAAATATATTATTGTAGGACTCGGAAATTTTGGAGGTCCGTTGGCAGAAAAACTAACTACGCAAGGAAATGAAGTGATTGGGATAGATAGCAATATGGCAAAAGTAGAATTGTATAAAGAAAGAATTTCTCATACTATTTGTATGGATGCTACGGATGAATCTACTGTTTCTGGATTGCCATTAAGTGATACCGATGTGGTTATTATCGCCTTTGGGCAAGACCAAGGAGCCAATGTTATGACTACCGCATTGTTTAAAAATTTTCAAGTAAAACGATTAATTAGTAGGGCGATAAATCCGTTGCACGAAAAAGTTTTAAATGCCATTGGTATTGAAGAAATTGTACATCCAGAAGAAGAATCTGCAGAGCGTTGGGCTAAAAAATTATGTTTAACAAATGTGGTAGATTCGTTTGAGTTAAGTGCAGATTATAGCATTATTGAGGTAAATATTCCCGAAAGATATATTGGAAGTACAATTAAGGAAATTCAGCTTCGTAGAAAATACAATATCTTAGCGTTAACTACCATTAAAAAAACAAAAGTAAAATCTCTTGTTGGTAGATCTAGAAATGAAGAACAAGTACAAGGTGTAATCGCACCAAATACTGTTTTAAATGAAAATGATATTTTAGTAATCTATGGTGCTAATAAAGATTTAAGAAAATTCACCAATAAATAA
- a CDS encoding helix-turn-helix domain-containing protein, whose amino-acid sequence MDTNTIYIKNMVCPRCVDVVKEICEDLQISIQHLQLGKLESTTVINDALKLELDSRLKKRGFELLEDKNQKIITQIKALIVTQIHHSKESLNINFSDYISDELHHDYASLSRLFSSVEGITIERFILKQKIEHVKELLFYKEYSLSEIAIQMNYSSVAHLSAQFKKETGMSPSQFKKMKDPKHQPLDSL is encoded by the coding sequence ATGGACACAAATACAATCTATATAAAAAACATGGTTTGCCCACGTTGTGTGGATGTGGTAAAAGAAATTTGTGAAGATTTACAGATCTCTATTCAACATCTTCAATTAGGGAAGTTAGAAAGTACTACCGTAATAAATGATGCTTTAAAATTGGAATTGGATAGCCGTTTAAAAAAGAGAGGTTTTGAGTTACTAGAGGATAAAAATCAAAAAATAATAACGCAAATTAAGGCGTTAATAGTTACACAAATACATCATTCTAAAGAATCTTTAAATATCAATTTTTCAGATTATATTTCTGATGAATTACATCATGATTATGCTTCTCTTAGTAGGCTTTTTTCTTCTGTAGAAGGGATTACTATAGAACGTTTTATTTTAAAGCAGAAAATAGAGCATGTAAAAGAACTCCTTTTTTACAAAGAATATTCGCTTTCAGAAATTGCTATTCAAATGAATTATAGCAGTGTAGCACATCTTTCAGCTCAATTTAAAAAAGAAACGGGTATGTCTCCTTCTCAGTTTAAAAAGATGAAAGATCCTAAGCATCAACCTTTAGATTCGCTTTAA
- a CDS encoding heavy metal translocating P-type ATPase, whose protein sequence is MKEEYKVAGMTCASCAISIESYLKPQEGVIDIAVNYPNQSVTISYDENIIPLETIGNKVKEIGFKLILGTKEDTKKEFEALEAKRLATLKKKLIFAAIFSVPIFIMSMFLMGKIPYENWIMMALALPVLFYSGAEFYTIAWKRLKSFSTNMDTLVALSTGIAFLFSVFNTVNPQYFLSKGLVPHVYFESAVIIITLILLGRFFEEKAKSKTSSAIKKLMGLKPKKVTAIRNGEEKVISYDEILKGELIILKPGDKIPVDGKVKKGTSFIDESMISGEPIPVEKMKGSNVFAGTINQKGSLRIIATKIGDETLLSQIIRLVEEAQSSKPTIQKLADKIAGIFVPIVIGLAVVTFVLWYFLGPDPSITYALLTPITVLIIACPCALGLATPTALMVGIGKGAQQGILIKDAQALETAYKIDTLILDKTGTITEGKPKVTDLIWDKNAVSTELEKVVFAIESESEHPIAEAIVAHLKTIDTESVPIDSFTSITGLGAEATYKNELYRIGNESLMIQKEITIPTQLSVKANSLKSEAKTVVYVAHKNTVVGIIAVADKVKETTLAAIEKLQQMGIEIHMLTGDNEQTAKAIANKVGIKNYQANVMPADKGAFVKELQAQGKVVAMAGDGINDSHALAQADVGIAMGSGTDIAMESAGITLMHSDLKQISKAIQLSKATMKTIKQNLFWAFIYNLIAIPIAAGALYPINGFLLNPMIAGAAMSMSSISVLSNSLRLKNKNIN, encoded by the coding sequence ATGAAAGAAGAATATAAAGTAGCTGGTATGACGTGTGCATCATGCGCTATCAGTATAGAATCTTATTTAAAACCACAAGAAGGAGTTATTGACATTGCTGTAAATTACCCAAATCAATCTGTAACCATTTCATATGACGAGAATATTATTCCGTTGGAAACTATTGGGAATAAAGTTAAAGAAATAGGTTTTAAATTGATTTTAGGCACAAAAGAAGATACTAAAAAAGAGTTTGAAGCCTTAGAAGCAAAAAGATTAGCAACCCTTAAAAAGAAGTTGATTTTCGCCGCAATCTTTTCGGTGCCTATTTTTATCATGTCTATGTTTTTAATGGGTAAAATACCGTATGAAAATTGGATTATGATGGCGCTTGCACTACCTGTTTTATTTTATAGTGGCGCAGAGTTTTATACCATTGCATGGAAAAGGTTAAAGAGTTTTTCTACAAATATGGATACGCTGGTGGCATTAAGTACCGGAATTGCCTTTTTGTTTAGTGTGTTTAATACCGTAAATCCGCAGTATTTTTTAAGTAAAGGTTTGGTGCCTCATGTGTATTTCGAATCGGCAGTAATTATTATTACTTTAATTTTATTAGGACGTTTTTTTGAAGAGAAAGCAAAAAGTAAAACCTCTTCTGCCATTAAGAAATTAATGGGTTTAAAACCTAAAAAAGTAACCGCCATTAGAAATGGAGAAGAAAAAGTAATTTCTTATGATGAAATTCTAAAAGGAGAATTGATCATTTTAAAACCTGGAGATAAAATACCTGTAGACGGAAAAGTAAAAAAAGGAACTTCTTTTATAGATGAAAGTATGATTTCTGGAGAACCGATTCCGGTAGAAAAAATGAAGGGAAGCAACGTTTTTGCAGGTACGATCAATCAGAAAGGATCTTTAAGAATTATTGCTACTAAAATTGGCGATGAAACTTTACTATCTCAAATTATTAGATTGGTAGAAGAAGCACAATCTAGCAAGCCTACCATTCAGAAATTGGCAGATAAAATTGCAGGTATATTTGTGCCTATTGTAATTGGTTTAGCGGTTGTAACTTTTGTTTTATGGTATTTCTTAGGGCCAGATCCTTCTATAACCTACGCATTATTAACACCAATTACTGTTTTAATTATTGCTTGTCCGTGTGCGTTAGGTTTGGCAACTCCAACCGCTTTAATGGTGGGTATTGGTAAAGGAGCACAACAAGGAATTTTAATTAAAGACGCGCAAGCATTAGAAACTGCTTATAAAATTGATACTTTAATATTAGACAAAACAGGAACCATCACCGAAGGGAAACCAAAAGTAACCGATTTAATTTGGGATAAAAATGCAGTTTCAACCGAGTTAGAGAAAGTGGTGTTTGCCATAGAATCAGAATCAGAACATCCTATTGCAGAAGCAATTGTGGCACATTTAAAAACGATAGATACAGAAAGTGTTCCCATCGATTCTTTTACAAGTATTACCGGTTTGGGTGCAGAAGCAACCTATAAAAACGAACTATATAGAATAGGGAATGAGAGTTTAATGATTCAAAAGGAAATTACAATTCCTACCCAATTGAGTGTAAAAGCAAATAGCTTAAAATCAGAAGCAAAAACAGTGGTGTATGTAGCACATAAAAACACCGTAGTTGGTATTATTGCAGTGGCCGATAAAGTAAAAGAAACAACGCTTGCTGCCATTGAGAAACTACAACAAATGGGCATAGAAATACACATGCTAACTGGCGATAATGAGCAAACTGCAAAAGCAATTGCCAACAAAGTTGGGATAAAAAACTATCAAGCAAATGTAATGCCTGCAGACAAAGGTGCTTTTGTTAAAGAACTACAAGCACAAGGAAAGGTAGTTGCGATGGCGGGAGATGGCATCAATGACTCGCATGCTTTGGCGCAAGCAGATGTTGGTATTGCTATGGGAAGCGGAACAGATATTGCTATGGAAAGTGCAGGAATCACGTTAATGCATTCCGATTTAAAACAGATTTCTAAAGCGATTCAATTGTCTAAAGCAACGATGAAAACTATTAAACAGAATTTATTCTGGGCATTTATTTATAACCTTATTGCCATTCCTATTGCGGCAGGAGCATTGTATCCCATCAACGGATTTTTATTAAACCCAATGATTGCTGGGGCAGCAATGTCTATGAGTTCTATATCTGTACTCTCTAACAGTTTAAGATTAAAAAATAAAAATATTAATTAA
- a CDS encoding heavy-metal-associated domain-containing protein, with amino-acid sequence MTIVKYKTNIHCGSCIKSVTPVLNNLDNIDLWKVDLEHDDKILEVTIDDEDKNSVVEAVKSAGFEIEEIQ; translated from the coding sequence ATGACAATCGTAAAATACAAAACAAATATCCATTGTGGAAGTTGCATTAAATCTGTAACGCCTGTGTTAAACAATTTAGACAATATAGATTTATGGAAAGTAGATTTAGAGCACGATGATAAAATTTTAGAAGTAACCATAGATGATGAAGATAAAAACAGCGTAGTAGAAGCTGTAAAAAGTGCTGGTTTCGAAATTGAAGAAATTCAATAA
- a CDS encoding APC family permease, whose product MNKKIGLKEAISIGVGGMVGGGIFAVLGLAVSLAKGGTPIAFLLAGILALITSYSYVKLSIAYPNRGGTVKFINQGFGKTVFSGAISNLLWVSYIIMLSLYASAFGSYAPNLLEITHHKTIDFHIYASGIIVLATVINYYSVAVVGKIEAYAVVIKLIILIAFIFIGGYGLIGNPELTQLAVTNWEAPIKLFAGGMVIFVAYEGFELIANAAPDIINPEKNISRAYYISVIFVIILYIIIAIVTVGSLPFSKIATAEDYVLAEAAKPMLGQIGFSIITVAALISTFSAINASLLGAGRVNYEIAQDDELDHHFLAKLWNQPIGLLVTAIATLILVNILDLESISTAGSVGFLLIFGIVNFVGYKLSKNTGSNKVIPLVGFVLCMVATIILINQQYETNLLGVLISISIIGFCFIAEWIYKKTEKK is encoded by the coding sequence ATGAATAAAAAAATAGGATTAAAAGAAGCAATATCTATTGGCGTAGGCGGAATGGTAGGTGGTGGAATTTTTGCAGTTCTTGGTCTTGCGGTATCACTTGCAAAAGGCGGAACACCTATTGCCTTTTTATTGGCAGGAATTTTGGCTTTAATAACTTCTTACAGTTACGTAAAACTCTCAATAGCGTATCCAAATAGGGGAGGAACGGTAAAGTTTATCAACCAAGGATTTGGTAAAACGGTGTTTAGTGGTGCAATTAGTAATCTTTTATGGGTAAGTTATATTATAATGCTTTCTCTTTATGCATCTGCATTTGGTTCTTATGCACCTAATTTATTAGAAATTACACATCATAAAACCATCGATTTTCATATTTATGCGAGTGGTATCATTGTTTTGGCAACTGTAATAAATTATTATAGTGTTGCTGTGGTGGGTAAAATAGAAGCTTATGCTGTTGTTATTAAACTGATCATTTTAATTGCGTTTATTTTTATTGGAGGTTACGGGTTAATAGGGAATCCAGAACTGACGCAATTGGCAGTGACTAATTGGGAAGCTCCTATTAAATTATTTGCAGGCGGAATGGTTATTTTTGTGGCGTATGAAGGCTTTGAGTTAATTGCAAATGCAGCGCCAGATATTATCAATCCAGAAAAAAATATTTCTAGAGCTTATTACATCTCCGTTATTTTTGTTATTATTTTGTACATTATTATTGCCATTGTTACGGTGGGTTCGCTTCCTTTTTCAAAAATTGCTACGGCAGAAGATTATGTTTTGGCAGAAGCCGCAAAACCAATGTTAGGACAAATTGGTTTTTCTATAATTACAGTGGCGGCTTTAATTTCAACCTTTTCGGCAATCAATGCTTCTTTGTTAGGTGCTGGTCGTGTAAATTATGAAATTGCACAAGATGACGAACTCGATCATCATTTTTTAGCAAAATTATGGAACCAACCTATTGGGTTATTGGTAACCGCTATTGCGACTTTAATTCTTGTAAATATTCTAGATTTAGAAAGCATCTCTACAGCAGGTAGTGTTGGGTTTTTACTTATTTTTGGTATTGTAAATTTTGTTGGTTATAAATTGTCTAAAAACACAGGGAGCAATAAAGTAATTCCGTTAGTTGGTTTTGTTTTATGCATGGTTGCCACCATTATTTTAATAAACCAACAGTACGAAACGAATCTATTGGGCGTACTCATTTCTATTTCAATTATAGGTTTTTGCTTTATAGCGGAATGGATTTATAAAAAAACAGAAAAAAAATAA